Proteins from a genomic interval of Methanobacteriaceae archaeon:
- a CDS encoding rubredoxin, with product MNYRCIICAYIYDPKNGDPENGIEPGTSFEDLPDDWVCPLCFVGKEQFEAI from the coding sequence ATGAATTACAGATGTATAATTTGCGCATATATATACGATCCCAAAAATGGAGACCCTGAAAATGGTATAGAGCCTGGAACCTCTTTTGAAGACCTTCCTGATGACTGGGTCTGCCCTCTGTGTTTTGTGGGGAAAGAACAGTTCGAGGCCATATAA
- a CDS encoding helix-turn-helix domain-containing protein, with the protein MPIDQKTWNSLKTMGLTDYEATTYLALTSMISGTATEISMASKVPRSRVYDILKNMARKGFVEIERGRPLKYTVVSPAEVFYRNKQKLLEDLEEAELDLTSTYESQISKLPAPIWLIHGPEKIIRKEMEIITRAKESINIRAGFMFKEEAENLKEKINQAARRGVKTKIMAAPFTVIDDKKIHLSKELKGIKAEVRIYQIPFVKMIVRDGKEMMLIFSKFSGEEKKAVAQSAIGVWNQYPEIAQNYANVFENMWEGDMPKRPEKSKKNSVKD; encoded by the coding sequence ATGCCTATCGACCAAAAAACATGGAATTCATTGAAAACAATGGGATTAACTGATTATGAGGCCACTACTTATCTGGCTTTGACCTCCATGATATCAGGCACAGCCACTGAAATTAGTATGGCCTCCAAAGTCCCTAGATCTCGGGTATATGACATACTGAAGAATATGGCCCGTAAAGGATTTGTGGAAATTGAAAGAGGCAGACCATTAAAATATACAGTGGTTTCCCCCGCTGAAGTTTTTTATAGGAATAAGCAGAAATTACTGGAGGATCTGGAAGAAGCTGAATTGGATCTCACCAGTACATATGAAAGCCAAATTTCCAAATTACCAGCACCCATATGGCTTATTCACGGTCCTGAAAAAATTATTCGCAAAGAAATGGAAATTATAACTCGGGCCAAGGAAAGCATTAATATACGGGCCGGGTTCATGTTCAAAGAAGAGGCAGAGAATCTTAAAGAAAAAATTAATCAGGCCGCACGCAGGGGAGTAAAAACTAAAATAATGGCCGCCCCCTTTACTGTTATTGATGATAAAAAAATCCATCTATCCAAGGAATTGAAGGGAATAAAGGCTGAAGTTAGAATTTACCAGATACCCTTTGTTAAAATGATTGTGAGGGACGGTAAAGAAATGATGCTCATATTTTCCAAATTTTCAGGAGAAGAGAAGAAGGCCGTGGCCCAAAGTGCCATCGGTGTCTGGAATCAGTATCCGGAAATCGCTCAAAACTATGCCAATGTATTTGAGAATATGTGGGAAGGGGATATGCCTAAAAGACCCGAAAAATCTAAAAAAAATAGTGTTAAAGATTAA
- a CDS encoding threonine--tRNA ligase — protein MRVLLIHSDYLKYQTKSKTKIAEKIDDEKKKGSFENSLVAFTAVEKEDESDINGVVENAVKEIADVFSKVGAENVVVYPYAHLSSSLSSPDAAKKILIEIESELAELDIKVARVPFGWYKSFEVSCKGHPLSELSRTITSQKTEEKEKEKGEESKWYILDKGHLIAPEEFDFHNKDLEQLTKYELGKSESSGEEPPHVKLMKEKGLADYEPSADVGHLRWYPKGRLIRDLLADYVYLLVTKEGAMPVETPIMYDLADDAIRVHAEKFGERQYRLGHKKKELMLRYACCFGAFRVLSDSFLTWKNLPARIYELSTYSFRMEKKGEVVGLKRLRGFTMPDLHTVCRDLGQSLVEFDRQIGICMQTGEDFNVNYEVIFRATQDFYDEHKDWMHASAQKIGKPVLLEILPERKNYWISKMDFAAIDYLGRPIENPTVQIDVESGERFDITFLEENEQEDYPIILHCSPTGSIERVICSLLEKTAVEMDEKPPMLPVWLSPTQVRILPIAERHMDYALELARELKDQNVRVDVDDRPERVGKKIRNAATDWVPYVTVIGDNELESEELTINIRETQEKQAMTREDLVKLVKEETNEMPFRALPLPLMLSERINF, from the coding sequence ATGCGCGTACTTTTAATTCATTCTGATTATTTAAAGTATCAAACCAAGTCTAAAACGAAAATAGCTGAAAAAATAGACGATGAAAAGAAAAAAGGATCATTTGAAAATTCTCTGGTAGCTTTCACTGCTGTAGAAAAAGAAGATGAATCAGATATTAATGGTGTAGTAGAAAACGCTGTAAAAGAAATAGCGGATGTTTTCTCTAAAGTAGGGGCTGAAAATGTGGTAGTTTACCCCTATGCTCACCTAAGTTCTTCATTAAGTTCTCCTGATGCAGCTAAAAAGATTTTGATTGAAATAGAATCTGAACTGGCAGAACTGGATATAAAAGTGGCCAGAGTTCCCTTTGGATGGTACAAATCCTTTGAAGTATCCTGCAAAGGACACCCATTATCTGAACTTTCCCGTACCATAACTTCTCAAAAAACCGAGGAAAAAGAGAAGGAAAAAGGAGAAGAATCCAAATGGTATATCCTGGATAAAGGCCATCTTATTGCTCCGGAAGAATTCGACTTCCACAACAAGGACCTGGAGCAACTGACCAAATACGAACTAGGAAAATCAGAATCATCTGGTGAAGAACCACCTCACGTTAAATTAATGAAAGAAAAGGGTTTAGCAGATTACGAACCTTCTGCTGATGTAGGACACCTTAGATGGTATCCTAAAGGCCGATTAATAAGAGATCTGCTGGCAGATTATGTTTATTTGCTTGTAACCAAAGAGGGAGCCATGCCCGTGGAAACTCCAATCATGTATGATCTGGCTGATGATGCTATTCGAGTACATGCCGAGAAATTTGGAGAAAGGCAGTACCGACTGGGCCATAAGAAAAAAGAACTTATGCTCAGATACGCCTGCTGTTTCGGTGCTTTTAGAGTATTATCTGATTCTTTCCTGACCTGGAAGAACTTACCTGCCCGAATTTATGAACTTTCTACTTACAGTTTCCGCATGGAGAAAAAAGGGGAAGTCGTGGGACTCAAAAGGCTGCGTGGATTCACTATGCCGGATTTACATACGGTGTGCCGGGATTTAGGCCAATCACTGGTGGAATTCGACCGACAGATAGGTATCTGTATGCAAACTGGGGAAGACTTCAATGTTAATTACGAAGTTATATTCCGGGCCACTCAGGACTTTTATGATGAGCACAAAGATTGGATGCATGCTTCTGCTCAAAAAATTGGAAAACCAGTGCTTCTAGAAATTTTACCAGAGAGAAAAAACTACTGGATTTCTAAAATGGACTTTGCTGCTATTGATTATCTGGGAAGGCCTATAGAGAATCCAACTGTACAGATTGATGTTGAAAGTGGAGAAAGATTTGATATAACCTTCTTAGAAGAGAATGAGCAAGAAGATTACCCAATAATCCTTCATTGTAGTCCTACTGGAAGTATAGAACGTGTAATTTGCAGTTTACTGGAAAAAACAGCCGTTGAAATGGATGAAAAGCCTCCAATGTTACCCGTTTGGCTTTCCCCTACTCAGGTGAGAATACTGCCTATTGCAGAGCGACATATGGATTATGCTCTAGAACTAGCTCGAGAATTAAAGGATCAAAATGTTCGGGTAGATGTGGATGACCGACCTGAAAGGGTAGGTAAGAAAATCAGAAATGCTGCCACTGATTGGGTGCCTTATGTGACTGTTATTGGTGATAATGAACTGGAAAGTGAAGAATTAACCATTAACATTCGTGAAACCCAGGAAAAACAGGCTATGACTAGAGAAGATCTGGTAAAATTAGTTAAAG